One part of the Methanomassiliicoccales archaeon genome encodes these proteins:
- a CDS encoding UPF0280 family protein has translation MLERTHFEIGETAVTILAEKEYLPLAQQSIFDTREIILRKIRRDPLFGNTLEPYESNEDEHPLIRRMGDASAKAGVGPMATVAGAVAQEAVEAMFRAGAKTAVVDNGGDIAMVLGQELMVGIYSGDRFTNLGFKCVPRDCPYGICSSSRTLGPSISFGKADLATVMSKNVLLADACATALGNWVEECSDEALRKALDRVCTISGVEGALIIAGEHLAMKGSLPQLVRVESGEHLITRKVLNVDE, from the coding sequence ATGCTGGAGAGGACGCACTTCGAGATCGGCGAGACTGCCGTTACCATCCTGGCTGAAAAAGAGTATCTTCCTTTGGCACAGCAGAGTATTTTCGATACCAGAGAGATCATTCTGCGCAAGATACGTCGCGACCCTCTGTTCGGGAATACACTCGAACCCTACGAATCCAATGAAGACGAACACCCCCTTATACGAAGGATGGGCGACGCATCCGCGAAGGCAGGAGTGGGGCCCATGGCTACAGTTGCCGGAGCCGTGGCACAAGAGGCTGTCGAAGCCATGTTCCGCGCTGGGGCAAAGACGGCAGTTGTGGATAATGGTGGGGACATCGCCATGGTGCTGGGACAGGAATTGATGGTCGGCATCTACAGTGGTGATCGCTTCACAAACCTCGGTTTCAAATGCGTTCCCAGAGATTGTCCCTATGGGATATGCAGCTCATCAAGGACTTTGGGGCCCTCCATATCTTTCGGAAAGGCGGATCTCGCTACCGTGATGAGCAAGAATGTGCTTCTCGCAGATGCATGTGCCACTGCCCTTGGTAACTGGGTGGAAGAGTGTTCAGATGAGGCGCTAAGAAAGGCTTTGGATAGGGTCTGCACCATCAGCGGTGTGGAGGGGGCCCTCATCATTGCTGGTGAGCATTTGGCCATGAAAGGATCCCTTCCCCAGTTGGTCAGAGTGGAAAGCGGGGAGCACCTGATTACCAGAAAGGTGCTCAACGTGGATGAGTAA
- a CDS encoding aspartate kinase yields MKIMKFGGSSLKDAEAMLRVGEIVTSDPEPKVVVVSAVQSVTDMLINFVSEMRSEQDIQEFLRQLKDKHVSLLRDISTSMGTKQETISLLMEKLVKLERVLYGICYLEELTPRTMDLVQSFGERLSVILVSAMLQDMGVNAVPIMADEIGIISDGHYGSASANLTATRENVGRKIRAMIEKNEVPVVTGFFGVTEDGHVTVFGRNGTDYSASVIGYAIEADDVEIWKDVDGFMSVDPRVIPEAVPIAELSYEEAAELSYFGARVLHPRTVEPAREAGIKIRLMNVFAPGGGGTVIHGRAEYIPNTIKSISCMEDMVIIKAYGVGIGARYGVMAELSGVLRDLRVNIYSAATSQTCVSLLIDSNDIERVRGFLSTLTRGVLDRFEIIEDMALVCVVGEGIGYSQGVAARVCNSVAEKGVNISMISAGASMVAYCFIVKKKDIDEATLAIHSEFFGDDHE; encoded by the coding sequence ATGAAGATAATGAAGTTCGGTGGGTCATCCTTGAAGGACGCCGAGGCCATGCTCAGGGTCGGCGAGATCGTCACCTCGGATCCAGAGCCAAAGGTAGTGGTGGTAAGCGCTGTCCAATCAGTGACGGACATGCTCATCAACTTCGTCTCGGAGATGCGTTCGGAGCAGGATATCCAGGAATTCCTTCGACAATTGAAGGATAAGCACGTCTCCCTTCTCCGTGATATTTCCACCAGCATGGGGACCAAACAGGAGACCATCTCCCTGTTGATGGAGAAGCTGGTCAAGCTGGAGAGGGTCCTCTACGGGATCTGCTACTTAGAGGAGCTCACCCCCAGGACCATGGACTTGGTCCAGAGCTTCGGGGAGAGGCTCTCCGTGATACTTGTTTCCGCGATGCTCCAGGACATGGGTGTTAACGCGGTTCCTATCATGGCAGATGAAATAGGAATCATTTCAGACGGCCACTATGGCTCCGCTAGTGCGAACCTGACGGCCACCCGGGAAAATGTGGGTAGAAAGATCAGGGCAATGATAGAGAAGAATGAGGTTCCTGTGGTCACCGGTTTCTTCGGAGTGACCGAGGACGGGCACGTCACGGTGTTCGGGAGAAACGGGACTGACTATAGCGCCAGCGTAATCGGGTACGCCATCGAGGCGGACGATGTGGAGATCTGGAAGGATGTTGACGGCTTCATGAGCGTTGACCCAAGGGTTATACCAGAGGCCGTTCCGATAGCGGAGCTGTCCTATGAGGAGGCCGCCGAGTTATCATATTTCGGAGCGAGGGTCCTTCACCCTCGTACTGTAGAACCTGCGAGAGAGGCGGGAATTAAGATCAGGCTGATGAACGTGTTCGCACCAGGAGGCGGAGGTACAGTCATCCATGGCAGAGCAGAGTACATCCCGAACACCATAAAGAGCATCTCGTGCATGGAGGACATGGTAATCATCAAGGCGTACGGCGTGGGAATAGGGGCGAGGTACGGGGTCATGGCCGAGCTATCCGGAGTCCTCCGCGACCTAAGGGTCAACATATACTCCGCCGCCACATCTCAGACCTGCGTTTCCCTTCTTATTGATAGCAATGATATTGAAAGAGTGAGAGGTTTCCTTTCAACACTGACCCGAGGAGTGCTTGATCGGTTCGAGATAATCGAGGATATGGCACTGGTGTGCGTGGTAGGAGAGGGTATTGGATACAGTCAAGGAGTGGCAGCCAGGGTATGCAATTCTGTGGCCGAGAAGGGTGTAAACATTAGCATGATCTCAGCCGGTGCATCCATGGTAGCCTACTGCTTTATCGTGAAGAAGAAAGATATTGATGAGGCGACTCTAGCAATCCATTCCGAATTCTTCGGTGATGATCATGAGTGA
- a CDS encoding 4Fe-4S dicluster domain-containing protein codes for MTKRKFLMSFTPSIVNEPITFRMVKDFDLMLNILRAGVDERGGKLVIEIEGKPSQIKKGVGYLESSGVEVKELNEYVSKDEDRCTSCGACISICPAEAFEMLKETYKVEFHKDRCIACGLCIDVCSPNAMKLEIW; via the coding sequence ATGACCAAGCGCAAGTTCCTGATGAGCTTCACCCCTTCCATAGTGAACGAGCCCATCACCTTCAGGATGGTGAAGGACTTCGATCTGATGCTTAACATCCTGAGGGCGGGAGTGGACGAACGCGGCGGCAAGCTGGTTATAGAGATCGAGGGCAAGCCCTCCCAGATAAAGAAGGGAGTAGGCTATCTCGAGTCATCTGGCGTTGAGGTGAAGGAACTCAACGAGTACGTGAGCAAGGATGAGGATAGGTGCACGAGCTGTGGGGCATGCATCTCCATTTGTCCGGCCGAGGCATTCGAGATGTTGAAGGAGACTTACAAGGTAGAGTTCCACAAGGATCGCTGCATCGCCTGCGGCCTTTGCATCGATGTCTGCTCCCCCAACGCTATGAAGCTCGAGATCTGGTGA
- a CDS encoding pyridoxal phosphate-dependent aminotransferase, protein MMRFEPLGLEEWFHKWRGVGTNLDVSGAPAPYDDFHPEFEEGSDLVELEEELVELLSRLYGVGTERIALTFGAQNANSLVLMTQLNEDDMIAAEHPIYEPMLKVAQQVCRIRNLPRTLENQYRPTMDQLNDVLTSGSRMVMITNLHNPSGAALDDEELKAILNVAEDKGAMVLCDEIYREMCYSQPPRGAFELGENAIVTNGMTKLYGLGDLRVGWVIGPEDVAREVELCRLAILSHLPAYSLAVTIQALERRQWFRDRMLSIAQENLEVLSDWARIETRVTFMMPEGGFMFLLPLPKGVDDIEFSEFLLRDLDTAVCPGRYFGVEGQIRVTFSCPPEEFARGLRNISLALNHFS, encoded by the coding sequence ATGATGAGGTTCGAACCTCTTGGACTCGAGGAATGGTTCCACAAGTGGAGAGGGGTGGGTACCAACCTGGATGTGAGCGGGGCTCCCGCACCATATGATGATTTCCACCCAGAATTCGAGGAAGGATCGGACCTGGTGGAATTAGAGGAGGAGCTAGTAGAGTTGCTCTCCCGCCTTTACGGTGTGGGAACCGAAAGGATAGCCCTCACCTTCGGTGCTCAAAACGCCAATTCGCTGGTGCTCATGACCCAGCTGAACGAGGATGACATGATAGCGGCAGAGCACCCCATATACGAACCGATGCTGAAAGTAGCGCAGCAGGTATGCCGTATACGAAACCTGCCTCGGACGCTGGAGAACCAGTACCGGCCTACCATGGATCAGCTTAACGATGTTCTCACCAGCGGGTCGAGAATGGTGATGATTACAAACCTCCACAATCCTAGCGGCGCTGCCCTCGATGATGAGGAATTGAAAGCCATCCTGAACGTCGCAGAGGATAAAGGAGCGATGGTGCTCTGTGATGAGATTTACCGGGAAATGTGTTACTCCCAGCCACCCAGGGGTGCATTCGAGCTTGGAGAGAATGCGATAGTAACCAACGGTATGACCAAGCTCTATGGATTAGGTGACCTGCGTGTGGGTTGGGTCATAGGCCCGGAGGATGTGGCTAGGGAAGTTGAGCTGTGCAGGCTGGCCATCTTATCTCACCTGCCAGCCTACTCACTGGCCGTCACGATCCAGGCTTTGGAGAGGAGACAGTGGTTCAGGGACAGAATGCTTTCAATAGCCCAAGAGAATCTGGAAGTCCTTAGTGATTGGGCAAGGATTGAGACGCGCGTAACCTTCATGATGCCCGAAGGGGGGTTCATGTTTCTCCTTCCCCTGCCGAAAGGGGTCGATGACATCGAGTTCAGCGAGTTCCTGTTAAGGGATCTTGATACCGCGGTGTGCCCTGGAAGATACTTTGGAGTTGAAGGCCAGATAAGGGTAACTTTCTCCTGTCCTCCAGAGGAGTTTGCCAGGGGATTACGAAACATATCATTGGCTCTGAATCACTTCTCATAG
- the pheA gene encoding prephenate dehydratase, translating into MSEKVTVAFQGVPGAFSEDAAYRYFGNGVEPVPCAEFNEVFNRVARGEVDFGIVPVENTLEGSVSQVNALLLDNDLTVVGEEIIQVVHCLIGHPGTSQGDIRKVYSHPQALAQCRNFLEKHPNWEKIPAYDTAGAVKQLKERGQKDEVAVASSRAASAYDMEVLREGIQDSDRNYTRFFVLEKRASFLEEGGKTSLIFATKDLPGALHHCLGAFAERGVNMTKLESRPRRDRFWEYVFFVDIDGHADDETISKALADLVRRAAFVKVLGSYKGAERPYEK; encoded by the coding sequence ATGAGTGAAAAGGTGACCGTGGCATTCCAGGGCGTTCCAGGCGCCTTCAGTGAGGATGCCGCCTACCGATACTTCGGCAATGGGGTCGAACCAGTCCCATGCGCTGAGTTCAACGAGGTCTTCAACCGGGTTGCCCGAGGCGAGGTCGATTTCGGAATTGTCCCGGTGGAGAACACCTTGGAAGGAAGCGTGAGTCAGGTGAATGCTCTGCTTCTTGACAATGACCTCACCGTGGTGGGAGAGGAGATCATCCAGGTTGTCCACTGCCTCATCGGACACCCGGGTACATCACAGGGGGATATCAGGAAAGTATACAGCCACCCGCAGGCGCTGGCCCAGTGTCGCAACTTCTTAGAGAAACATCCCAATTGGGAGAAGATACCAGCATATGATACCGCCGGGGCTGTTAAGCAGCTCAAGGAACGGGGACAGAAGGATGAAGTTGCGGTGGCTAGCAGCAGAGCTGCCTCCGCATATGATATGGAGGTTCTCAGGGAGGGGATCCAGGACAGCGATCGCAACTACACTAGATTCTTTGTTCTGGAGAAAAGGGCCTCGTTCCTGGAGGAAGGGGGCAAGACCTCGCTCATTTTCGCCACAAAAGATCTTCCTGGAGCCCTTCACCATTGCCTTGGTGCTTTCGCGGAGCGCGGCGTGAACATGACCAAACTGGAGTCCCGACCCCGGAGGGATCGTTTCTGGGAATACGTCTTCTTCGTTGACATCGATGGACATGCTGATGACGAGACGATCAGCAAGGCGCTGGCAGATCTGGTAAGAAGGGCTGCGTTCGTCAAGGTGCTCGGCTCCTACAAGGGTGCTGAACGCCCCTATGAGAAGTGA
- the hisC gene encoding histidinol-phosphate transaminase, giving the protein MRSTLKDIKQYYNPKYQNVVRMDTSVNVLGPNPVAAKVLEESLNMDINQYPKPYSDDLRKELAQFYDVRPDMVIVGNGSDEVLDVIFKSFLEWGEGVVTPYPSYALHSWFVKVNGGRVEEVDLSPNFQLITDDILTASGKVAILCTPNNPTANTFRRKDVERVVTEFDGPVVVDEAYGEFARESFIPLVSKYDNLIVTRTFSKAYGMAGMRVGYLIASEELTDIMNRVKIPYSLNRVSERMAIAALREREYVDRIVGTVNEQRPKLASSLTMMGFEVFPSETNFMLARSPISSSKLTSDLAERGVLIRDFGSKRMLEDCIRTTIGTQELNELLVEKIEEVLSRCQ; this is encoded by the coding sequence ATGAGGTCGACCCTCAAGGATATTAAGCAGTACTACAACCCCAAGTACCAGAATGTGGTCAGAATGGATACCAGCGTGAATGTGCTGGGGCCGAATCCTGTGGCCGCCAAGGTGCTTGAGGAAAGCCTCAATATGGACATCAACCAGTACCCGAAACCATACTCAGATGACCTTCGGAAGGAGCTGGCCCAGTTCTATGACGTCAGACCGGATATGGTGATAGTTGGAAACGGTTCAGATGAGGTGCTTGATGTCATCTTCAAATCATTCCTGGAGTGGGGAGAAGGGGTGGTGACTCCATATCCTTCGTACGCCCTGCATTCCTGGTTCGTCAAGGTGAACGGTGGACGGGTCGAGGAGGTAGACCTTTCACCGAATTTCCAGCTGATCACCGATGATATACTTACCGCCTCTGGGAAAGTGGCCATCCTATGCACCCCGAATAACCCTACGGCCAACACCTTCCGCCGAAAGGATGTTGAGCGAGTCGTCACCGAGTTTGACGGCCCCGTGGTGGTGGACGAAGCCTATGGGGAATTCGCCCGCGAGTCATTCATCCCATTGGTCAGTAAGTACGACAACCTAATCGTGACCAGGACCTTCTCAAAGGCGTATGGAATGGCAGGGATGAGGGTCGGATACCTGATCGCCAGCGAGGAACTTACAGACATCATGAACAGGGTGAAGATCCCCTACTCGCTCAACAGGGTCAGCGAGAGAATGGCCATCGCAGCGCTCAGGGAACGAGAGTATGTTGACCGCATCGTAGGGACTGTCAACGAGCAGAGGCCCAAACTGGCCTCATCCCTTACTATGATGGGTTTCGAAGTCTTCCCTTCGGAGACCAACTTCATGCTGGCTCGATCTCCGATCTCATCCAGCAAGCTCACGAGCGATTTAGCCGAAAGGGGAGTGCTGATAAGGGACTTCGGGTCAAAACGAATGCTGGAAGACTGCATTAGAACAACCATTGGAACTCAGGAGCTGAACGAATTACTTGTCGAGAAGATAGAGGAGGTACTTTCCCGATGCCAGTGA
- the hisH gene encoding imidazole glycerol phosphate synthase subunit HisH, translating to MPVNITIADYGVGNLHSIRKALELCGSNPRVERDMDAILNAECIVFPGVGAFSKTMEKLIPYRDQIVDMLSNGTPCLGICIGAQILFEGSEEGDSPGLGYFKGEVIRLDAEKVPHMGWNHVSSQDPLFDSIDSRYFYFAHSFHGNPDEDVVVGSTDYYVEFPSAFRKRNVVGTQFHPEKSSTSGLRFLSNFVEFAGGCL from the coding sequence ATGCCAGTGAACATCACCATCGCCGATTACGGCGTGGGTAACCTCCACTCCATCCGAAAGGCGTTGGAGCTATGCGGTTCCAACCCCAGGGTAGAAAGGGATATGGACGCTATATTGAACGCGGAGTGCATCGTGTTTCCGGGGGTGGGCGCCTTTTCCAAGACGATGGAGAAACTGATCCCGTACCGGGACCAGATAGTAGATATGCTGAGCAATGGCACCCCCTGTCTGGGCATTTGCATCGGAGCTCAGATACTGTTCGAGGGAAGCGAAGAGGGTGACTCACCTGGACTGGGTTACTTCAAGGGCGAGGTCATACGCCTGGATGCGGAGAAGGTACCGCACATGGGCTGGAACCATGTGAGCTCGCAGGATCCTTTGTTCGATTCGATAGATTCAAGGTACTTCTACTTCGCTCACTCGTTCCACGGCAACCCTGATGAGGATGTCGTTGTTGGTAGCACCGATTACTACGTTGAATTTCCGTCAGCCTTCAGAAAAAGAAATGTCGTTGGAACCCAATTCCATCCAGAGAAGAGCAGTACCTCGGGGCTGAGGTTCCTGAGCAACTTCGTGGAGTTTGCGGGGGGTTGTCTGTGA
- the hisA gene encoding 1-(5-phosphoribosyl)-5-[(5-phosphoribosylamino)methylideneamino]imidazole-4-carboxamide isomerase, giving the protein MRILPAVDMLNGKVVQLVGGVPGTEKIVLPDPVEMALKWESMGAPGLHVVDLDGALGKGNNIESIKDIIENVTIPVQVGGGIRSDRLVDDLLEVGARAIVVGTKAIKDPIWLARNSDEHPGRIILALDVKRGMIQVRGWQEDSGITLEEMFQRIEDLPLSGVLHTNVDVEGRAEGIASQETADFIRRCPFQVIASGGISSMEDLSTLEEMGAEAVVIGIALYTGKLDPEQLWGERP; this is encoded by the coding sequence GTGAGAATACTTCCTGCCGTCGATATGCTGAACGGCAAGGTCGTGCAGCTCGTCGGCGGTGTTCCGGGAACGGAGAAGATAGTCCTGCCAGATCCAGTGGAGATGGCCCTCAAATGGGAGTCAATGGGAGCCCCTGGACTCCATGTGGTAGATCTGGATGGAGCTCTTGGAAAGGGAAACAACATCGAATCCATTAAGGATATCATCGAGAATGTTACCATCCCTGTCCAGGTTGGCGGAGGAATACGCAGCGACCGGCTGGTCGATGACCTGTTGGAGGTTGGTGCCCGCGCGATCGTGGTGGGAACCAAGGCAATAAAGGACCCTATTTGGCTGGCCAGGAACTCCGACGAACACCCCGGAAGGATAATACTCGCCTTGGATGTGAAGAGGGGAATGATCCAGGTCCGGGGATGGCAGGAGGACTCGGGCATCACTCTGGAGGAGATGTTCCAGAGGATCGAGGATCTCCCGTTGTCGGGGGTACTGCACACCAATGTGGATGTCGAGGGAAGGGCAGAAGGGATAGCCTCCCAGGAGACTGCGGATTTCATCCGAAGGTGTCCCTTCCAAGTGATCGCCTCTGGCGGCATCTCCAGCATGGAGGATCTGTCGACTTTGGAGGAAATGGGCGCAGAGGCCGTGGTAATCGGGATAGCCCTCTACACGGGAAAGCTGGACCCAGAACAACTGTGGGGTGAAAGACCATGA
- the hisF gene encoding imidazole glycerol phosphate synthase subunit HisF: MLTKRIIPCLDVKDGKVVKGIKFKNLKGVGDPAERAVEYEKQGADEIVFLDISASLEKRGTMLKVVERTAEKLFVPLAVGGGIRSKEDMRDALNAGADKVSINSFAVAEPEVIPLCAEDFGSQCVVIAIDGKREGDSWKVWTHGGTRRTEIDAVEWAGRVEDLGAGEILLTSMDADGTQNGYDIDLTAAVADEVNIPVIASGGCGSIEHIYEVFARTRADAALAASIFHYDTHTVGEVKEYLKDRGVRVRP, translated from the coding sequence ATGCTAACCAAAAGGATAATCCCTTGCCTGGATGTGAAGGATGGCAAGGTGGTCAAGGGGATCAAGTTCAAGAACCTCAAGGGAGTGGGCGATCCTGCTGAAAGGGCTGTTGAGTACGAGAAACAGGGAGCGGACGAGATCGTTTTCCTGGACATCTCTGCCTCCCTGGAGAAGAGGGGGACCATGCTCAAGGTCGTCGAGAGGACCGCTGAGAAGCTTTTCGTACCCCTTGCTGTGGGAGGCGGTATCCGAAGTAAAGAGGATATGAGGGATGCTTTGAACGCGGGAGCCGACAAGGTTTCCATAAACTCATTCGCGGTCGCGGAGCCAGAGGTCATTCCCCTCTGCGCTGAGGACTTCGGCAGCCAGTGTGTGGTAATCGCCATAGATGGCAAGAGAGAGGGAGACTCCTGGAAGGTTTGGACACATGGAGGCACCCGACGCACTGAAATAGATGCCGTTGAATGGGCCGGCCGTGTGGAAGACCTGGGAGCAGGGGAGATCCTGCTGACATCAATGGATGCCGACGGAACCCAGAACGGATACGACATCGATCTCACGGCGGCGGTCGCGGACGAGGTCAACATACCCGTCATCGCCTCCGGTGGCTGCGGGAGCATCGAACACATCTACGAGGTGTTCGCCAGGACCCGGGCGGACGCCGCCCTGGCGGCTTCTATATTCCACTACGACACCCACACTGTAGGTGAGGTCAAGGAGTATCTCAAGGATAGAGGGGTGAGGGTTAGGCCATGA
- a CDS encoding bifunctional phosphoribosyl-AMP cyclohydrolase/phosphoribosyl-ATP diphosphatase HisIE: MTMLEFDEKGLIPVIVQDMHTNEVLMHAYTNQEAFDLMLETGKTHFWSRSREELWMKGETSGNVQDIASIQTDCDQDTLLVRVDQTGHACHTGRHSCFAEILYGDIKDTAAIVPELMRVIKDRKENPVEGSYTCKLFKDEDKMLKKVIEEAGELAIAAKGDNPEEIAWETADLIYHLLVLLEGKDVPLEKVFEKLSERRK, translated from the coding sequence ATGACCATGCTGGAATTCGATGAGAAGGGTCTCATACCAGTTATCGTCCAGGATATGCACACCAACGAGGTCCTTATGCATGCATACACCAACCAGGAGGCTTTTGACCTCATGCTGGAGACCGGGAAGACTCACTTCTGGTCGCGCTCAAGAGAGGAGCTGTGGATGAAGGGTGAGACCTCTGGTAATGTCCAGGATATAGCCTCCATTCAGACGGACTGCGACCAGGATACCCTTCTGGTGAGGGTCGATCAAACGGGACACGCGTGTCACACCGGACGCCATTCCTGTTTCGCCGAGATCCTATATGGGGATATCAAGGACACCGCTGCAATAGTCCCTGAGTTGATGAGGGTCATAAAGGACAGGAAGGAGAATCCAGTCGAGGGCAGCTACACATGCAAGCTGTTCAAGGACGAGGATAAGATGCTGAAGAAGGTCATAGAGGAGGCAGGTGAGCTGGCCATCGCCGCCAAGGGTGATAATCCAGAGGAGATAGCCTGGGAGACCGCTGACCTCATATACCACCTGCTTGTGCTTCTTGAGGGCAAGGACGTTCCCCTGGAGAAAGTATTCGAGAAGTTATCGGAGAGAAGAAAATGA
- a CDS encoding ATP phosphoribosyltransferase codes for MTIRMAVPNKGRLSDRSIEILKRAGLDIQNGGERKLYAPVKNMDFEIMFLRAQDIVRFVHTGAVDLGITGKDLVMESGLDMEIIQTLNYGYCRLSVASPEGSGIDSVDDVPSGTVVATSFPKMTNEFFESKGKKVKITAVSGAAEVTPRIGVADIIVDLVSSGSTLKGNRLKEIGTILESWAVVVANKESLKAKEEEIRELTEAIKSVTDAEGKKYLMADVPKEALEEIKSFLPGIAGPTVMNIMGRDDCVAIHVVVDKDKVYESVTRLKKLGASGILIMPIDRMVP; via the coding sequence ATGACCATAAGAATGGCCGTGCCGAACAAGGGAAGGCTCAGCGACCGATCCATCGAGATCCTCAAGAGAGCTGGGCTGGACATCCAAAACGGTGGCGAGAGGAAGCTTTACGCACCCGTGAAGAACATGGACTTCGAGATCATGTTCCTCAGGGCTCAGGATATCGTTCGCTTCGTCCATACCGGCGCGGTTGACCTTGGCATCACCGGAAAAGATCTGGTGATGGAATCCGGCCTAGACATGGAGATCATCCAGACCCTCAACTATGGATATTGCAGGCTGTCCGTCGCCTCCCCGGAAGGATCTGGTATAGATTCTGTTGATGACGTGCCTAGCGGGACTGTGGTAGCGACCTCGTTCCCTAAGATGACGAACGAATTCTTCGAATCCAAAGGGAAGAAGGTGAAGATCACAGCGGTCTCTGGAGCGGCCGAGGTCACCCCGAGAATCGGGGTGGCGGACATCATTGTCGATCTCGTCAGTAGTGGTTCCACTCTCAAGGGTAATAGGCTCAAAGAAATCGGCACCATTCTGGAATCATGGGCAGTCGTGGTCGCAAACAAGGAGAGCCTGAAGGCCAAGGAAGAGGAGATAAGGGAACTCACAGAGGCCATCAAGAGCGTGACGGACGCCGAGGGGAAGAAATACCTGATGGCTGACGTGCCAAAAGAGGCTCTCGAGGAGATCAAATCCTTCCTTCCAGGCATAGCTGGACCGACGGTAATGAATATCATGGGTAGAGATGACTGCGTGGCCATCCATGTGGTCGTGGACAAGGACAAGGTCTACGAATCCGTCACCAGGCTCAAGAAGCTGGGGGCCTCGGGCATCCTTATAATGCCCATTGACCGCATGGTCCCCTAG
- a CDS encoding imidazoleglycerol-phosphate dehydratase → MRKSEMSRRTRETNIDISLVLDGKGETDIECEDQFLRHMLETLAKYASFDLSVSAVGDNDHHLIEDVAIVLGKTLRDAMGDTPIQRISHAMVPMDDALVTVAVDLIDRPYVDVECPDALYIHFFRSFAMSSSITIHTIHERGFDEHHVVEATFKALGLALKEALAPRDELLSTKDAPEVRRN, encoded by the coding sequence ATGAGGAAGTCTGAGATGAGCAGAAGGACCCGGGAGACCAACATTGATATCTCCCTCGTCCTGGACGGCAAGGGAGAAACGGATATCGAGTGTGAGGACCAGTTCCTCAGACACATGCTAGAGACGCTGGCCAAATACGCGTCCTTTGACCTGAGCGTCAGCGCGGTTGGGGACAACGATCACCACTTGATCGAGGACGTGGCCATCGTCCTGGGAAAGACTCTCAGGGATGCTATGGGTGACACGCCCATCCAGAGGATCTCACACGCCATGGTTCCCATGGATGACGCCCTGGTCACAGTGGCAGTGGACCTTATCGATCGCCCCTACGTTGACGTGGAGTGTCCCGATGCTTTGTATATCCACTTCTTCAGGAGCTTCGCGATGTCCTCGAGCATCACTATTCACACCATCCACGAGAGGGGTTTCGACGAACATCACGTCGTGGAGGCCACATTCAAGGCTCTAGGCTTGGCCCTTAAAGAAGCCCTGGCTCCAAGGGATGAGTTACTCAGCACTAAGGATGCCCCAGAAGTCAGGAGAAATTAA
- a CDS encoding histidinol phosphate phosphatase domain-containing protein, giving the protein MRIDLHTHTLLSDGDLLPIELARRADVKGIKGIAFTDHVSLSTIDRVIEETAKDCQLAESWDIETVLGVEITHVPANRIDDLVSRARRLGAELVVVHGESLAEPTEPGTNLMAVKNPEVDILAHPGLITIEEAQLAKDNSITLEISSRRGHCLTNGHVALRALEVGAGMVVNTDAHSYSDLITQERAELVAKGAGLSENEVKRAVIDNPQEILRRIRGR; this is encoded by the coding sequence ATGAGAATCGACCTTCATACACACACCCTGCTCAGCGATGGAGACCTGCTTCCAATAGAACTGGCCAGGAGGGCTGATGTAAAGGGCATTAAGGGAATAGCGTTCACCGACCATGTCTCACTCTCGACCATCGACAGGGTGATCGAGGAGACGGCCAAGGACTGCCAACTGGCTGAATCATGGGATATAGAGACCGTTCTTGGAGTGGAGATAACCCATGTCCCGGCGAACAGGATCGATGACCTGGTTTCCAGAGCCCGAAGATTGGGGGCGGAACTTGTGGTGGTCCACGGGGAATCATTGGCAGAGCCCACTGAACCAGGGACCAACCTGATGGCTGTGAAGAACCCCGAGGTCGATATCCTTGCACATCCTGGTCTCATCACAATTGAGGAAGCACAGCTTGCCAAGGACAACAGTATTACCCTTGAGATCTCCTCCAGGAGAGGACACTGCCTGACCAATGGGCATGTTGCGCTTCGGGCGCTCGAGGTAGGAGCCGGAATGGTCGTGAATACCGACGCCCATAGCTACTCCGACCTCATAACCCAGGAGAGGGCAGAGCTAGTAGCCAAAGGTGCAGGACTATCCGAGAATGAAGTGAAGCGGGCGGTCATAGACAATCCACAAGAGATACTGCGGAGGATCCGGGGCCGATGA